Within Cellulophaga sp. L1A9, the genomic segment TCATGTCTGTCCCAATCTCCTAAAAGCATATCAAAAAGACGGGCTTTAATATAAGAAGGTTCATCTACAACAGATTTACCAGATTTATTAATCTCTTGTAAGACATCAGCAGTGCTTAAAATTTTAACGGGTGTACCAAAAGATTCTGACGCTAATTGGGTATCTCCTACATGCTCTTCTATCATATACAATTCATCACCAAAATCATCATTAAACTCTGCTAATCTTTTTTGCTTAGGAATGTAATAAATCTCTGGGTTGGTATGAAAAACCCCTACAGCATCTGATAAGCCCCCAATAGCAAAAGGAGTGTATGGATGCGAAGTGGTATAAAAATCTGAAAGAAATTTATCTACAACGGTACCATCTAAAGCATCACCAATATACGTGTCTTGAAAAGCATTGGCTTGTAAAAATTTAGTGGTACTCTTTTTTAAAGCCCGCATTACAAACTGTTGTCCGTTTTTATCTTCTAATCTAAGTGATTTTGATTGTTGTCCACCTCCACGTTTCACAGGTGTTAATCCACCTTTTAACGTATCTAAAAGAACCACAGGAACATGTACTTCTTTCCCGTAATATTCTCTATAATGATCTCCCCAAAGTGCTTTATACACACCACTCTTAGTTGTTTCTTCCTTGGTATACACTGCAGCAGATTTTTTAGAAGGAAAATTACTTTTGGTTGCATATGCCTCCGTCTCTTCTTCCAAACCACCTTTTAAAATAGTAGATGTAAAAACTTGTTTTGAAACTCCGTTTTCAAGTGTAAAAAAATGTACGACAACTTTTCCGTTCACTCCAATATCTAAACGTGCGTAGCCATTTTTTGCTAGTGCAAACTGCCCATTATCTTCTTTTCTTACCGCTTCTAAATCCCCCGCCGCTCCACTAATAATTTGAGGAACTGCAGCATTAAGGTATTGTAGGTTTTTACCATGGCCAGAAAGAAAAATAACATCATCTGCTCCTCTAGCTATAGTTTTAAGCCTTTGTCTTAAACTTCTATATTGTGCGTTCTGAAAATCATTAACATCAAAACCACCTATATTCGCCCATAAGCCTTGTCTTGTATTGGTTTCTATAGGATGGTGCATCGCTATAAGAATAATTTTCCCTTGTGCTTTTTTAATTCTGTTTTCGAATTCTAAAAAGAATAAATTTCTATTCTTAATTTCAGCATCTTCATTGATATATACATTCTGATTCCAATCTTCTAAATACCATTGAGAGTCTACGGTAATTAAAACCACATTTTCAGAAATGTCATAAGCATCTATAGGCTCATCATTATCAGGATAAAATTTAGCTTTACTATTTTTATTGATATGCTTTTCAATATCCTTTAAACGCTTGTAGCCTTCTTTTGACCATTCTTGATTGCCACCTATAAATATGGCTTCTTTCTTAAAATCATTTATAATTAAGAGTTGCTCATTAAGTGAGGCTTCATAATTTTCTTTAGGAGCTTCGTTACCCAATAAAAGAAGCATAGGGTTTTCTGCAGCTTTTGCCGCTAGCGCTATTTGAGTAAGGACATGTGTATTTGTTACATCTGAAGTGTTCCCTGTCATGTAAATAGTTTTTTCAATTTCTTGTGAAAAAACTAAACTGGAACTTAGTATCGCAGTTAGCGATAACAAAAGGTTGCGTATTTTAAAAGTTTTCATTTTTGAACCGTTGGTTATTAATTTAATATTTTTTAAGCTGAATAATTTTAAGCGTAATTAAAAGTGAAAAAATTGCAAAAGACAAATAACACATAGGGATACCCCCATCTGTTTTAGGGCACTCACTATGTCCTAAATATTGCATCACCGAAGCGATTATTGCAATTACAAAAGCTAAGCCTGTAAAAAGGAAATACAACACATTCCATTTCTTTTTTAAATGCGCTACAAGAGGAACTAAAAAACAAAACAAGACAATAATACATGCTGGTACCATTCCTATTTTAGGACAGCCATTTCCTGTTTGCACTTCTTCTAGAACAAGCCCTCCGACTCCTATAGTTCCTATAATAAGTAACAATAGAATTAGGCTATAACTATTAATCTTCATTACGCAATTGACAGGTTGGGCACTCTAAACCATTAACCGTACTTTTTAATCGTATACCACTTAAATTTGTGACTATAAAATCTTGGATAAAAGCGTGCTTACGTTCTTTATTATTAACCTCTATTTGAATGTCCTTATATTTTTCGCGAATAACATTCCCATATTCTTGGTCTCCCCAACAATTAGGACATACTGATGCTGGAGTTTCATCAAACGCATCTGGTCTTTTATTGAAAAGTGATTTTAAAAGAGTTTTCATACTATTGATTTATAGTATCTTTTAGCATCATTTTCAGTACTAGCAATTTTTCTTTTTCAACATCTACAATGGTATTTACCTTAGGATTCAGAAGCTCATCTACCTTACCATTAGAATATTGGATTGTAATTTTATTCACCGTAGTTTCATCTCCTAATCCAAAATTTAATAACGCAGTTTGATCACTAGCAAGACCTTCTCCAGTAACCAACCAATCTGTTAGTTTTTTCGTTGGCGTTTCTACAGTGACTTTTGCCCCCATACTTGCTGCATTTTCTACTAAATTAATTTGAATATGATTATTTGACCCACCTTCGTTAAGATAAGCAAAAGCTGGTCCATCTATATTGGTCCAAATTAAATCTAGATACCCATCCTTATTAAAATCACTTACTAAAGCGGTAATCCCATAAAAAGGATTTTCAACACCACTTTCCTTTTCTGTAGGAACAAAAGTGTGATCTTCTTTCTGTACTAAAAATCTTCCTGGTAGTTTAAACAGTTTACTAAATGGAAAATCAACATAATTTTCTGCTACAATTAAATCTTGAAGTCCGTCATTATTCATATCTGCAAAAGTGCATCCCCATGAAAATTCATAATCAGCAATTTTGGCATCCTCTGCAGCATCTGTAAACTTAAAATTACCTTCATTTTTAAAAAGAATCCACTTATCTGTGTATAACTCTTTATTTTTAATATCACCACTTGCCATAAAGTCTGGTGCTGTAGTACCTACATTAGAAAACATAAAATCTACAAGACCATCATTATTATAATCCCCGACAGCCAAGCCCATAGGATAGGCAAATTTCTTTGTTAAAGGATTCTCCTTCATGGTGAAGGTTAAATCTCCATTATTCTTGTACGTTCTAGCCTCTCCGGTATCATGAACTACCACCAAGTCTAACCAAGAATCATTATCTATGTCTACAAAAACACCTTGAAATGTATTGTGTATATATTCTAATCCTGCTTGCTTGGTGATACTAACAAATGTATTATCTCCATTGTTTAACAATAACTCACTCGTAGCACCATAGTCATAACGTTCAAAAATATTCTGGCCTTCCATTAATTCTTTTTTAAGGTAGGTAGACAAGAAAATATCTAAATCGCCATCTTTATCTATATCGCCAACTGTAATCCCAGCAGGTGTAGATTTTTTATTGATTGGTGTTTCAATCTTCTGAATGGTAAAAACACCGTCTGTATTATAATAAATATACAGACCATCTTCACGACCTAGTACTAAATCTGAAAATCCGTTATTATCCATATCGGCAGATATAGCTCCTAAGGTGGTCGTTGTATTTCCTTTTTTAGCCAAACCAACTTCTTCAGAAATTAAAACAAATGCATGATCTCTATAGGCATAGATAGCATCTTCTTGATCCATTCCGCCACCAAAGAATACTTCATCAATATTATCATTATCAATATCAATAAGTGCAGATGGTGCTATAGGCAACGATTTATCACCCCTATATTTATGGGTGAAATCTAGAGGAATACTCGTAAATTTTGGAATCTTCTCTGTGGCAATACTAACATCGTACTTGTCAGAAACGGAATCTTTCCAGAAACGAAAAAGGACGATCCCTATCATTAATACTAAAGCGATGCCTAGTACTTTTAAAATCTTTTTAATCATGATGTAATGGTTTTATAAAATTGTTTAGTTGATATATGGATAGGCTAAAAAGTATGAAATGAGTGATATTCATTAAAATAGGTAAGGTATGCTGCCCAATAGATGGTATTGCTAGACCACTAAGCGCTATGGCTATTAAAATTGTTATCGGATTAAAAAAGGCCATCCATTTTTTATAGTAGGTGCCTCCTTTTAAAATAGCACTCACAAAAGTGATGGATAATAGGGCAATTACTACGCGTAATGCCTGTACCAATAGCTCTGCATGATTGGTATAATGCGCTATTAGGTTTTTATAAACTTCTGGATCTATAGCCTCTTTTAAGTGCACAATATTCCCTATTGTTGCTCTGGAACCAATCCAAATACCACCTACTGCAAAGGCAATAAAACCTAAACCAAGCGTAAGTCTAGCGAGTGTTTCACTACCAGACCTTAACATTAAATAAATATGAATATAACCTGCAAAATAGAATGGAAGTCCTATGACTGCTAAAAAATGGCCAAGCGTCATGTGCTCTAGGCTTACAAACGCAAAAAATTCAAAGTCTTTTGCATGTCCTAAAATATTGGGAGAATAATGTAGTAGGTACTCTCCTGCCCCCACTAATAAGGCTCCTAATAACCCTAGGTATCCTAAGATTTTAATTGTCGTATTGGTATTCATAAATGATTTGGTCTAGTTGATTGCTTTAATCGCTTATTTAATTTTCAGGTATATTTTGATGTAGGATTGAAATGTATTTTGAATCATAAAATATCTTTTCCTCTTTACGCAAAGTGCTTAACACATTATTTACTGTTTGTCGTGAGGTATTGGTCAGGTTCGCAATATCTTTATGAGATAGTAGGTTTTTAGCTTCAATTTTATGCTCCTTAACTACTCCAAATTCTTCGATGTATGATTGAATAAAATCTTCTATTCTTGTTTTACTGTCTTTAAATAAAAGATGCTCTAATCTGTTTTCTAATTTTTGAATTCGCAATCCGTAAATTTTAAGAATTCTATTTTTTAATGAACTATGCTTTTCTATAAGTCCTTCCATCGTATCAGATTCTATATAGCAAATGATAGAATCCTCAAGCGTTTGCGCCATTTCTTTTGAAGCCGCTTCAAGATTAAATAAAGAAAGTTCTCCAAAAATATTACCATTTTTAACAATGTACTTTGTTGTATTATTAGTGGTGTCCATGATTTTAACTGCGCCTTTTTTTAAAAAGAAAACACACTTCTTATTGCGAGTACCAATTTGTATGGTTTGCCCCTTATCAATATTTTCCATCTCTAACAAATCGCACATTTCCATCATTGCAGACATCCCTAATTTTTTAAAAAGATTAAAATCTTGTAGAAACCAATATGTCGTAAGTGTTTTCAATAGTTGCTGATTTTAAGCTAATTATAAAACTAAGATTAATTATCCTCACTGGAACCTAAAGTATTTTCAGATGTTACTTCAGGCGACACTTCGAACCCATTTACCCGAATAAGAGATTACGATATTGGACGTAACAAACCATCAGGAATTACATTTTGTAATTATTTAAGTATTTGAAACCATGGAATCACGGCAATTTTAGGACCTAAAAAATAACAAAAAACAGGTGTAGCACTTAAAGTGCATATTGCAGAAGAAAGAAGACGAGAACTTGCGTTAGAGAGCCATGGCATCTATGATTACAATAGAACTGATGCCGCTTAACAGGTCATATTAACACCGGAGTAAATGTTGGAAAGTTAAATTATCACGCAAGTGAAATTGAAGCTTCAAGAATGGAGCAAACTTTAGGTTATTGATCTCAATTTTTGGTTCATAATGAAAACCGCAGAGCTATACTCCATTATTTTTATTATACCTTAAAGCATGGTTTATTAGAATAAATTTAAGGCAACGTATGCTGTTTTTATAGTTGATATTTTAGCATCATGCGAGGTCCATGCAAAATACATTTTGTCACCCACTCTTTCCATTTGAGGAAACCCAGTGTTTCGAGAGTCGCCCAATACACTTATAGAAATTGGCGTAGATTGCATCCCATCTTTAGTTACTTTCATTGCTTTTAAGTAGGTTGTTTTCGCAATTGTTTCCATCCAACTTACTATAGCAGTATCAGGGTTTAGCATTTCAACATCTACCCTGCCCAAAGTTTCCTTATTGCTTATTAAAATAGGCTCTAAAAAATCTTCGCCTCCGTTTTCAGAAAAAATTAATTGCACTTTTGGCTCCCCATTTACAGCTGTAAACCAAGCAACTACTATGTCATTATCTATAGTATCTACTTTAGGGCCGTTCACAGGACAGCCATTTATTTCCCATCCATCCTTATGAATAAATTTAGGAGTCGTCCATTTTCCATCTACGCGTCTTGTAATGGCAATATCTCTAATCTCCTCATCAGTACGGTCTCTGTATAAAACAATAGGGCCATTAGCCGTAATTGCCGCAGTAGTTTGGCAACAGCTGCAGGTTTTAGGATCTAAAAGCACCTCTTCGCTAACGATACCTTCTGAAGAAACCTTAGCAGCTCTAAGAGCCATAGTACCTCCATGACCCGCATGCGCATCAGCTGTATCAGACATTGTATTTCTCCCATCTAGCCAAGTGATAAAAAATGAATCCTCTTGATAAGGTAAAGCCGTAACAAAACCATGTTCTGTTTTTGTACCATCTGTATGTAATACCTTCTGTGTTTGCCATTTTGAGACATCCTGCGGCAAAACATTTAATTTGATATCATATGCGAAAGTTTCTTTGGAAGATTTTTTAAGGTAATGCGCAAGTAGGTTTCCATTATTCTCCGTAATTGTTGGATAATCTGCCCAATTTACAAACCAATCTTTACCTGTTATAATTTCCTTAGGCTGCTCCCATTTGCCATCTTTTAAATAGGAGTAATTAAGTTGCGTTACAGAATCATTGATCCTTTTTACCCAAGAGAGTATGGTTTGTTCCGTATTTGAAAACAAATGCGGTAATGATGTTTCTGTTCCTCCAGGAAATGCCAAAGGGTGTACCACCACAACATTTTTTTCTGAGGATGTTTGCTCTTTCTTTTTAGACGTGCATGAAACAAATAACGCTAGTACTATGGTTGCTGTTAGGAAGTGTATAAGCTTCATTTAGTTGAAATTTTTTAGTTTCTTAATCATTTCGGATGAATCCCACTCAGCTGCTCCCCTAATTACGGTGACTTCCTTTCCTTGCTCGTTGTAAATGAATGTGGCTGGTAATGCATAAATTTTTAATTGCGATAGCGTACCGGTATAGCGTATAAAATTAAGTTTAACATTCGTTTGAACTTTAAAATTATTTATGGTTTCGACAGACTCATCGGTAGCTAAAAGAAAGACATAGTTGTCTTCTTTCAATAATGCCATGGCGCGCTCTAAAGAGGGCATTTCCTCAATACAAGGCCTACACCATGTTGCCCAAAAATTCAGTAAAATTTTCTTGCCTTTATAATCATTTAAAGAAATAGGATTACCCTCTAAATCGACGAATAAACTAGAAGCAGTGGTAACAACATTAATCTCATTTACCGAATCAATAGGTTTTTTTTCTATTTGATTGCATGAAATTGAACAGGCTAAAAGTAAAATTGTGATTCCTAAATGTCTTCTCATATGCTATTAATGCCTCCCCAAACAAAAATAACAAATTAAACCCATGAAGCACCAGGATGCACGAAAAGTGCTACTTTGATTTGGTATTTAGAAGATGTTAGGGTGAATATTCTATCTTGTGGTACCCTTAAAAGCGATTCAGAATGAAGGTGACTCGTAATTTATCATCTAAATCCATGGCAAATCTGGAAACGGGTTGCCCTTCTCTTAGCGGAAATACCAGCTCTCCTTCAAAGGGCCTATGAAGCTCATTGAGGAATTTCATATCCTATGTTGTGGCTGCAAAGTTGGCACTGATCTTTACATCTATTTTTAGACTTGTAAGTTTCAGCCAGCTTGAATCTTTCAAGGTAATTTCAAGTAAATAAGTTGGGAACCTACGGATAGAAATATGATGAAAATTAACTCTTTCATGGTTGGTCTATGGTAAAACTGCTAATAAACCATGGCAGGTACAACACATAATGAATTAGGTATTATTTTCAGTGAGTCAATCAGGCTTTTCTTCATATCGACGCGTAGCTTTCTTCAATTTTTGATGGATTCTTTTCCTAACCCGTTCTGGTTGTAAAATCTCAATAGCATCCCCAAACCCAAGTATCAAACGCTCTAATTCAAAATTGATTTTTACTTTGATATTGATTTCAATGCTACCATCTCCATTTTCTTTCTCAATTATTTGAGAATGATGCATGGGTTTTGTAATTACGTAAGGAGCATTATATCTATCAACCCATAACTTAATATTTGAAGCTCGCTCTCCTTGATTTACCGTTACACCAACAACATCCTTGTAAAAGGTATCTGCATCAAATTCAAAGTCTGTATAAGAAGTTGCAAAATCATAATCAATCGAAATAATTCGGTCTAAAGCCAAATTAACAACTCCTTTATTTTTATTCCCCATTCCTACTAAGAACCATCGATTATTGAACTCTTTCAATAAACAGGGATGAAAGGTAATTGTGTTCGCCTCTATAGCTTTGAACGACTTATACTCTAATTTCAAAACCACCTTTTTCTGAATGGCTTGATACAATTCATCTAACCAATGGAGTCCCTTTAGGTTTTCATTTTTATCCAGATGAATAATTGAAGATTGGTGGGTTTTCTCAGTATATACTTTATCCTCCAATCGCTGAATAATTCCACCTATTTCAGAAAACAACGAAAAGTCTTTAAACTGCTTTAGCATTTCTACCGTTTCAGAAAGTACATTCATATCATTTTCCGTAATCGGAATATCTGTAATGGAATAACCTTCTTCTTCGTACTTATAATACTTCTTATCGTAAACAGAAATAGGTGCGTTGTATCCTAATTTATCACTTCGCATTAACTGAATATCCAATTGAACCGTTCGCTTGCTAACATTTACTTCTCGACCTTCATATTCATATAAGGCATCTGAGCAGGCTTCAATTAAATCATCTAAAGTCCATTGACGGTAGTTATTCTGCAAACATTTATCAATAGATTTATACCGGATAAGGGCGTTTTTATTGAGAGCCATTTAGGAGTATTTTTAATGAAAATACTAAATCAATCTTTACTACGCAAAATAATTGCGTAGTAAACTGTCATATTTGTATCATAATATTAGAAATGATGATACACAAACTTAAAAATCTTGCAACCGACAAAAAGGTTAACATACTTTTTGCCTGCGAATCTGGAAGCAGAGCTTGGGGCTTTGCTTCTCCTGATAGCGATTACGATGTTCGATTTGTATACACCCATCCTCTAGAATGGTATCTATCCGTTTCAGAAAAAAGGGATACTATCGATTTAATGGAAGGCGACTTTGATGCAGTTGGTTGGGAACTCAGAAAGAAGCTACGCTTGCTTAAAAAGTCAAACGTACCAGCGCTAGAGCATTTATTTTCACCTATAACTTATATTGAAGAAAATGCATCTATTAAGGAACTTAGAAAAATCGCTGAAGATTGCTTTTCTCCTGTAGCTTGTATGTATCACTATTTAAGTATGAGTAAAAAATATGAAGAAAAGCTATCTGCTGAAACTGTAAAACTAAAGAGTTTGTTTTATGCATTGCGAACAGCTTTGGCGGGCAAGTGGATACTGGAGAACAATACAATGCCTCCAGTTGTTTTTGATAAAATGCTATCTCTTGTCAAAAGGGATGAGGCTGACGAAATAAGAAACTTAATGACTATAAAATCAGAGAATAACGAAAGTTATTTACATTCGAGAAATGAGAAAGTCATAAATCTTATAACAGGTGTTTTAGATGTTAACGAAAAGTTTGCAAAATCTCTTTCTGGGGGAAAACCTGATACTGATAGAATTGATAGTTTTTTATACAACACCTTGACCAAATGAAAACAATAGAAGAACTAAAAGCTTCAGGGAATATAATATTTGAATGCATTAGCGGTAGTAGAGCATACGGACTCGCTACTGCTTCTTCTGATACCGATATTCGTGGAGTTTTTGTACTACCAAAAGAAAAGTATTATTCACTAGAATATGTGGGTCAAATAAATAATGAGACGAACGATATTGTTTATTATGAACTTAAAAAGTTCATAGAACTTCTTTCGAAAAACAATCCTAATATTCTTGAATTGTTAAGTGTGCCTGAAGAATGCATACTTTCAAAGCATCCGCTATTCGATAAAGTCAAGTCTGAGTACTTTCTTTCAAAATTATGCAAAGACACCTTTGCGAATTATGCTTTTACCCAAATAAAAAAAGCAAGAGGATTGAAAAAAAAAATAGTAAATCCTATTGAAAAAGAACGAAAATCTGTTACTGACTTTTGTTTTGTTCGAAAAGAAAAGCGCGCTGCTCCTTTAAACACTTTTTTAGAAAATGAAGGTTTCGAAGTGGCCCATTGTGGATTGGCAAAAATAAGTCAAATGAAAGATTGTTACAATCTCTTCTACAATCCTTCTATGAAGTATAGTGGCGTTGCCAGAGAAAATGCGAATGAAGTCTGCCTTAGTTCTATTCCAAAATCAGAAGTACCAGCAGCTATTTTATATTTCAATCTAGATGGGTATTCATCCTATTGTAAAAAGTATAAGGAGTATTGGTCTTGGGTAGAAAAGAGAAATGATGAACGTTATAAGAGTAACATTTCGCATGAAAAGAACTACGATGCTAAAAACATGATGCATACTTTTCGTCTTTTACATATGGCTAAAGAAATAGGAGTTGATAATAAAATCATGGTGAAAAGACCAGATCGCGACTTCCTACTAGATGTAAAGAATGCTGAATTCGAATATGAAGAATTGGTTGAAAGAGCAGAAAAACTAAGAACTGAACTAGAAGTTATTTATGAAAAATCTAGTTTGATGGAAAGGCCTGATTTGGATAGGGTTAATAAAATATTAGCTAGCATTAGAGAAGAATATTATAACCTATAGAAATTATGTCAAAAGAAATTTTCCTGAAAGGTTATACTGAAAAAGTGAATAAAAATTACAGTTCATTGGAATACTATTTTAATGATGACCTGATTTTTTTGTCCGCTTTAAACATAGCTAAATATGAAATCATCAATTGCTTAATGATAGAACAATATAACGCCTCGATAACTTTAACTAATCACATGGTTGAAAGAATGTTGAAACTTGCACTTATAGAAAAAATAACTAATGGTTTGAAAATTTCTGAGAAAGACATTAAAGAGCTAGAAAAAACACTTTCCGAAGCCTCAAATCTTTATGATGCCGAAGTAATGTCTCAATCAATAAAACTTGTGTTTGAAGAGGGCCTTATCTCGGAGGAAGAAAAAAGTTATTTGGACAAAGTTATTCGAGATAATATAAGAAATGGTTTTTCACATGCTGAAATGGAAAAGATTAACAAAGGAAAAGTGGATCAAATTGAAATGTACTCATTTAAATTTACCGAGGTACAAAAATCCCTTAACGAAGGTAGCCCAATTCCAAAAAAGCAAATCAAAGTTTCAACAAAAGCGCCTTTTTTACAATCTGAAATTCAAAAGATGAAAGCGGAAGAAATTGCATTTCCATATTTCAAAAGTATCTATACGATTGCCAAAAACATTGACCGTAGGCTTGACACTAAGAAAGAATACTACGAATAAAATTTACTACGCAAAATGACTGCGCACATGGAGCTGACATTTGTTTCAGAATCATAAAGGAGACCCGTTAAACAGTCTTCTTGTAGCGCTCCGCCGGACGAATGGAATCGGCGGAGCTAATTAAAAGAAATTATGGAAAATACAGTAAACATCACAGGAAAAGAGTTAATCGATTTAGGTTTTCGTTCAGGGAAATGGTTTCCAGAAGCCATCGAATATATAAACACGAACCAATTAGAAGGAGAAGCTATGCTCGAGTTCTTAGAGCAATACCGCTTACCTCCTATGGTGAACTTACATGCAACTGCTGCTGAATTCGTTATAAACATCAAAGCAGAAAACGAATTGGAAGAAACCAATGTTAACTCCGTGGTAGAATCTATGAAGGTTTTGATGCGTACACCTACTGCAGTCAATGGTGCTGTTATGCCAGATGCTTGTCCGACTGGTCCTTCAGGAACAATTCCTGTTGGGGGTGTGGTAGTGGCAAAAAACGCCATACATCCAGGTATGCATAGTGCAGATATTTGTTGTTCTGTAATGTTGACTGATTTTGGAAAAACTGACCCAAAACTAGTTTTGGATGCTGCACATTCAATAACGCATTTCGGTCCTGGTGGAAGACCACGTGGAAAACAATTTCAGTTGACTGAAGAACTATTAGCCGAGTTCAAAGCCAACAAATTATTGAATGCTGATAAAGACATAAGTCTCGCGAGAGAACACTTGGGCACACAGGGTGATGGCAATCACTTCTTGTTTGTGGGTATTTCAGAAAAAACGGGTAATACTATGATGATTACGCATCATGGCTCAAGAGCGCCTGGTGCCAGATTATATAAAAAAGGGATGCATATAGCTGAGCGATTCAGAAAAGATTTATGCCCTGCCGCCTTAAAGCAAAATGCGTGGATTCCTTTTGAAACCGAAGAAGGACAGTTGTATTGGAACGCTTTACAAACTATCAGAAAATGGACAAAGTTAAACCACGAATGTATTCATAATGCCACTTTAGAAGTTTTCAAGATGGAAGCTCAAGACCGTTACTGGAATGAGCATAACTTTGTTTTCAAAGATGGAGATTTGTTCTATCATGCTAAAGGCGCAACTCCTTTGGATGCGAAGTTTATGCCTGATATTACTGGGCCTAGATTGATTCCTTTGAATATGGCTGAACCCGTTTTAATTGTCGAGGGTAAAACAACCGCGAACAATTTAGGTTTTGCTCCTCATGGTGCTGGTAGAAATATGAGCCGTACGC encodes:
- a CDS encoding CRTAC1 family protein, with amino-acid sequence MIKKILKVLGIALVLMIGIVLFRFWKDSVSDKYDVSIATEKIPKFTSIPLDFTHKYRGDKSLPIAPSALIDIDNDNIDEVFFGGGMDQEDAIYAYRDHAFVLISEEVGLAKKGNTTTTLGAISADMDNNGFSDLVLGREDGLYIYYNTDGVFTIQKIETPINKKSTPAGITVGDIDKDGDLDIFLSTYLKKELMEGQNIFERYDYGATSELLLNNGDNTFVSITKQAGLEYIHNTFQGVFVDIDNDSWLDLVVVHDTGEARTYKNNGDLTFTMKENPLTKKFAYPMGLAVGDYNNDGLVDFMFSNVGTTAPDFMASGDIKNKELYTDKWILFKNEGNFKFTDAAEDAKIADYEFSWGCTFADMNNDGLQDLIVAENYVDFPFSKLFKLPGRFLVQKEDHTFVPTEKESGVENPFYGITALVSDFNKDGYLDLIWTNIDGPAFAYLNEGGSNNHIQINLVENAASMGAKVTVETPTKKLTDWLVTGEGLASDQTALLNFGLGDETTVNKITIQYSNGKVDELLNPKVNTIVDVEKEKLLVLKMMLKDTINQ
- a CDS encoding DUF6796 family protein encodes the protein MNTNTTIKILGYLGLLGALLVGAGEYLLHYSPNILGHAKDFEFFAFVSLEHMTLGHFLAVIGLPFYFAGYIHIYLMLRSGSETLARLTLGLGFIAFAVGGIWIGSRATIGNIVHLKEAIDPEVYKNLIAHYTNHAELLVQALRVVIALLSITFVSAILKGGTYYKKWMAFFNPITILIAIALSGLAIPSIGQHTLPILMNITHFILFSLSIYQLNNFIKPLHHD
- a CDS encoding Crp/Fnr family transcriptional regulator, coding for MKTLTTYWFLQDFNLFKKLGMSAMMEMCDLLEMENIDKGQTIQIGTRNKKCVFFLKKGAVKIMDTTNNTTKYIVKNGNIFGELSLFNLEAASKEMAQTLEDSIICYIESDTMEGLIEKHSSLKNRILKIYGLRIQKLENRLEHLLFKDSKTRIEDFIQSYIEEFGVVKEHKIEAKNLLSHKDIANLTNTSRQTVNNVLSTLRKEEKIFYDSKYISILHQNIPEN
- a CDS encoding TlpA disulfide reductase family protein → MRRHLGITILLLACSISCNQIEKKPIDSVNEINVVTTASSLFVDLEGNPISLNDYKGKKILLNFWATWCRPCIEEMPSLERAMALLKEDNYVFLLATDESVETINNFKVQTNVKLNFIRYTGTLSQLKIYALPATFIYNEQGKEVTVIRGAAEWDSSEMIKKLKNFN
- a CDS encoding YafY family protein yields the protein MALNKNALIRYKSIDKCLQNNYRQWTLDDLIEACSDALYEYEGREVNVSKRTVQLDIQLMRSDKLGYNAPISVYDKKYYKYEEEGYSITDIPITENDMNVLSETVEMLKQFKDFSLFSEIGGIIQRLEDKVYTEKTHQSSIIHLDKNENLKGLHWLDELYQAIQKKVVLKLEYKSFKAIEANTITFHPCLLKEFNNRWFLVGMGNKNKGVVNLALDRIISIDYDFATSYTDFEFDADTFYKDVVGVTVNQGERASNIKLWVDRYNAPYVITKPMHHSQIIEKENGDGSIEINIKVKINFELERLILGFGDAIEILQPERVRKRIHQKLKKATRRYEEKPD
- a CDS encoding nucleotidyltransferase domain-containing protein, with amino-acid sequence MMIHKLKNLATDKKVNILFACESGSRAWGFASPDSDYDVRFVYTHPLEWYLSVSEKRDTIDLMEGDFDAVGWELRKKLRLLKKSNVPALEHLFSPITYIEENASIKELRKIAEDCFSPVACMYHYLSMSKKYEEKLSAETVKLKSLFYALRTALAGKWILENNTMPPVVFDKMLSLVKRDEADEIRNLMTIKSENNESYLHSRNEKVINLITGVLDVNEKFAKSLSGGKPDTDRIDSFLYNTLTK
- a CDS encoding DNA polymerase beta superfamily protein, coding for MKTIEELKASGNIIFECISGSRAYGLATASSDTDIRGVFVLPKEKYYSLEYVGQINNETNDIVYYELKKFIELLSKNNPNILELLSVPEECILSKHPLFDKVKSEYFLSKLCKDTFANYAFTQIKKARGLKKKIVNPIEKERKSVTDFCFVRKEKRAAPLNTFLENEGFEVAHCGLAKISQMKDCYNLFYNPSMKYSGVARENANEVCLSSIPKSEVPAAILYFNLDGYSSYCKKYKEYWSWVEKRNDERYKSNISHEKNYDAKNMMHTFRLLHMAKEIGVDNKIMVKRPDRDFLLDVKNAEFEYEELVERAEKLRTELEVIYEKSSLMERPDLDRVNKILASIREEYYNL
- a CDS encoding RtcB family protein, coding for MENTVNITGKELIDLGFRSGKWFPEAIEYINTNQLEGEAMLEFLEQYRLPPMVNLHATAAEFVINIKAENELEETNVNSVVESMKVLMRTPTAVNGAVMPDACPTGPSGTIPVGGVVVAKNAIHPGMHSADICCSVMLTDFGKTDPKLVLDAAHSITHFGPGGRPRGKQFQLTEELLAEFKANKLLNADKDISLAREHLGTQGDGNHFLFVGISEKTGNTMMITHHGSRAPGARLYKKGMHIAERFRKDLCPAALKQNAWIPFETEEGQLYWNALQTIRKWTKLNHECIHNATLEVFKMEAQDRYWNEHNFVFKDGDLFYHAKGATPLDAKFMPDITGPRLIPLNMAEPVLIVEGKTTANNLGFAPHGAGRNMSRTQHKRNNADFTKEALFEIETKGLDVRFFSKEIDISELPSAYKNAQTVRSQMEEYGLGEVIDEVIPYGCIMAGDFQVNAPWRKKRRERDNKKE